In Synchiropus splendidus isolate RoL2022-P1 chromosome 11, RoL_Sspl_1.0, whole genome shotgun sequence, the DNA window ACTTAATCAAGTAGGTAAGCGTcttagaaaatatttttatgtttgagcTGTCATGTGTTATGGGGGTCATTTGGACAACTAAAGACCCCCGCCTTGTTGACTTCTATCATTCATATggacaacagaaaaagaaatcaatggCGCTGCCCATTTAAATGCCAAGTCATCGTTTACCAATTCGGCAAAGCAAAGGTTAAGAGAGTAACTGTGTAGCATTGTGAGCCAAGAAAAGTGCTGAACTCCAGTTGAGGAGATCTTGAGTGGCAGAGCATGTTGTATTATTATACTCCTGGTCCTCCCAAGGTCCTCCCAAGGTCATGTTTTGATCTGGAATGAGAGCTATTTCCTCCTTCGCTAAGTGTGAGCGGGAAAATGCCAGGAATTTTGCTTGCAATCCAAAACAGCACCACTTTGCAGCCCAATGTGAACGGCCCTCTGCTGCCGAGCATCAAGGTCTTTATCTCAATCGCCTTTTGTTCTCGAATGTCTTGCTTAACTCCACTGAAAAATGAGCCTTTTATTTGCAAACGCTTTCGTCCCCACGGGTCGCATCGATATGCAATGAGATACTTGTGGTTTTTATTCAAGGTAAAAATGGCTGAGCACATTTAGCTGGTAATGAATGTTGTGTTCTCAGCCGCTGGTTCTACATTGGCAGAAGCCCGTGGGCGCATTTTATGAGAGAGTCAAGGCTTTACAAGAACAGACCTGATCTTTAGCTTCAGCAAGTCAAGCTGTAAATGAATAGTAAGGCACCCAGAAAGCAGACTTCAATTGCACACGGAAACAGGCCCTGGTGAAGCGTGGCCcgtgggccacatgtggccctgtCCCTGTATTTACCCGGCCTTTGTGAGGAAAGACTAACACTGATCTTGTAGGAAAGTTTCTAACACTAATCATTAATAGTTTAGCATTCAATATTAATAGTTTGCCATTCGATGACTTCTTCGGCAAAAGGTTCTGTCTGTCCGACCTTTAGAATTTCGTTTGCTTCCTGCTGCACAGTGGGTCATGTGACAGGCGAGGGTGAAAGCCAGCAGGGAACCCGTAAAACGTTgctttataaaacacaacatgcactcgtattactgaaataaaaaaacttcAATCTCTGCTATAGCTATAAGGACTGAATACTCAAGCAAAGGAACCAGCCACTGTGGCGCAACGCAACACATGGTAGTTagtcatggaagttgtttttttaatttcatttcccATCATGCTTTGCCCTTGCGTATTCTTTGTTTTGGCTAGACCTCAGATCAGTCGCCGTACATGTGTCCCCTTACAACCTTCAGTTCCCCACCCCTGAGAAAGAGTCCCAAGATTTGGTAGTGGAATTGTCAAGTGTGAACAAGACATATCAGTGTGAATGCAGTacagcaacacaacagaaagtCAGTCCACTGACTGCCAGAGGAGCTACACTTCTACCACCAAGGTTGCTGTGCCGAACTGCAAAACCCTGCTGAAATGAGAAGCTTAAGCGACTTAGCTCCGCTCTCCTGATGTGAGCTTATGCAGCCGGAAAACTTACAACAGAAGAGGAAGTTTCAATGGCTCTCTAAAGGGCACACGCTGTTCGAGCGGGTCTTGGAATTTCTAAATGAGATGATGAAGCGGCGGCAGCAGGCAGATCATCTTGAGTGGGGAGGCAGACGAGAGTGATGGGTACAGTCTGCATCAGCAGAAGGTGATGCAACGTACTCTGGTCTAGAAACTGTCAGAGAGCAGCAAGCCTGCACCAGCGGGTGAGTCACTTgcgtctgtggtctccatataCAGTGTCCTTTTATGACTATTGGCTTGAAAGAGATCTACAAGAATTTTCCCAGTGAAAACCAGTTGACAGTCTTTTAGCAATGCAAGGACACCGCCTATTAAAAGTGTAAAGGTTGCAGGAGAGTCACACACTAGATGATTTATGCTGTGTCCAGTGAGTGTCTCTTTCACTGATGTCATCCTCTGACAGCATCTGCTATCGCTCATTACACCCCCCAGCCTGCTgactttgatttcatttgtcattttagaCTTTTAGGAGATCTGTCAGTGGCTTAATGTGGCAGAGCCTACAATCAAATAACATCCAGTGCAGAATACGGTCTTCTCCTGGAGCCTCTCTCTTGCTGCCTTTCTGTCTCACACAGATGGATTTCATGGAACACATTGCTATTATCTTATTGCCCACAGCATTTTGGGCAACAACAATGTATTTGTAATGAGGAATGCAACCACAGCCAGCGAATTTGTGACTCGTGGGATGGTACGGGAAGGTTGCGCCTTCCTCACTTCTGATTGACCTACCcttaaccctaatcctaaccacTCTCAAACTGAGATGACTGGACGACTTGGCTTAAAACATTGCCTCTGTTCAGCTACTCCTGAGATGATGACTCAGCTATTTACCTGTTCAAACTGTTTCGTGGACCAATGAAACAGCCAATCAGCGGAGAGCCATTCTAGCCACTCAGAGAGTGAGGAAAGCCGTACCTTCCCCTACCATCCTACCCTTGGCAGCCTCGCCCACAGCCATGTACTGTTGTTGGTTGTTAAGCTGGACTAATGAAAGCCTGCTTGATCCTCAGGTATTAGACCACCTATCATGAACGGGCCGATGCATCCCCGGCCCTTGGTGGCTCTCCTGGACGGGCGAGACTGCACGGTGGAGATGCCCATCCTGAAAGACGTGGCAACTGTGGCCTTTTGTGACGCTCAGTCAACTCAAGAGATCCATGAGAAAGTAAGTCTGGGGTTTCCTGCAGGGCTGTATAGTGGAAGGTAGGAGATTTTACCAGAGTGTGTTGTTTAACATCCCTCATTGCCAccatgtcataaaaaaaaacatcacttgtGGAACATAAAGGACTGTAAAAACACTGTCCAACCGTTTTAACCTCCCGTTCCACATGACTGGATGCTGACATGGGTTTATACTTAACTACCATTTGACCAATAGGGGTTGCAACTCAAAATAACTTGTGCTGATGGTCGGTACACACTAAGTATCtccatgttatttttttgttagttgCCAGAACATTACAATGCCTCCTACAGGATCCTATGAATACCTTCCTCATAGGTTAGCATGTTGTGCGAATTATAACAAAGGTGATGTAGTTGTTGTACCCAGGGTGGAAGACAATGGGATCACCAATCTCACCACAGTCAACAACATGACTGAGGGTCTCACTGGGTGTAGGAGCAGTGGGCTGGTTGCTGTAATATCGACACATTTATGACACTGCTTATtgacaaaacagcaaaacaacttGCATGGATACACTAACAATTTAAACCTAGAGTAAAGCAATACAAGCCAATGTTCATATAGAGCTGAAGCCCTTTGCCTCTGTCGTAGCGGTGTCTAAAGGGACAATACGGCGCCACATACAGGCCTGTCATGTGTGCAGCATCGTTCTGAAGAGATGTTATTGCACTGGCCCGGTCACACACCAGCAAATCTCCGTGGGAAACAACTTGATAGCCCAGTGTTTCGACTCATTACGACCACGAAAATCAAAGCTCGACTTGATGCAGACATCGTTTTATGTTCGTTGTCAAAGGAGTACTCTGATCAAAGCCAATTGCTAGAATGTGACTTTATAATTAGCCTAATGAGACATTTCCTGACAAGACAGTGGGAGGATGGAGTTGTGTTTAAATTGCGGTAATTAAGAGGCAGCTAATGATAACACGACACAGCCGATTCCCAGTTATGACAGAAATAAAATTCACAAAAAAGGGCTGATTTTCCTCATTTATGTTTCAGTTAATCGGCCATTAAATTAATATTCCCTTAATTATTCAGccttttttcactttaaatgaAGCATTCACAAGCAACAGTGAAAACGTAGCAACATTACGGACTGAAATATGAGCTCGCTACGAGCTTGTTTCTATGTTTGTGATAAAACTACTGAGCAATAAACGACTCACAAAGCGACTGAGATGACAATGTGCGACCAGGACAGAGAGCAGAGCTCAAATGTGGGTCAGGCTCTGATCTAGCGCAGCCAATGTGGACTGTAAACAGGTTTGTATGTCTGGCAGGGCAACCGTTCAGTTCTGGGCGCCTGCCAGCCACACTCTGTTTGTGAGCGTGCTCAGTGGACCACAGTGTGCCACAAACAGATGGCCGGCCCTCCCGCCCTCATCCCATCCTGGCTCTGCAGTAATCGGCCACCTCAGTGTGTAATTAAACCGGCCTTTTATTGTAATTGACATGTTTCTGTTGCACACGAAGGAGACGGAAGGCTGAGTTTCTGGGACTCACGTGAGTCGCCCAGTTAGCCGGTCACCCATTCATACCATGTAGCCTTATTTTAAGATTGCAAATGGACATATGAAGAAACACCTTCAGCCACATAAGGATGTGTGTGAATTTCAATTGGCCTCACAGGAAGTTGAAATGAAGTCACAGGGAGTGGAATTAAATTATTTACAATACAGAGACATTTGGTATTGTCAAGTAACTGAGAGAATCTGACACGTTTTGGCTAAAATACTAAACATACTTTACAAACTGTAAAAGTACACACAGTGTCTCTCCATTTGGAAAAGTGATATAAACTAAAACATTCAGGGAAAGCCATTTTTCCATGGTCAAATTATCTGCATAATGGATGATGCTTTAATTCAAAATATTCGATCAAAAACTTGGACTCATGGAGGAGTTGCGTCAAGAATGGAAAACACTGTGAAGCAGTGGTTCTCAACTGTTCTGACTTTGTGACCCACCCTAACCCGTTATGACAAGCCCACACCAGAAGAAATGTTGTctatttatgtaaataaatactgaaacaacacaacacaaaataatgttatcatgaaagttgaaaaaaaacaaaaagcgaCCAAATAAAACTCGCTTTGCGACCTAGTTTTTTTTGCGACCCAGGAGTTGACAATCATGATTCTGGAGTCCACCAAAATGGTCATAAAAGGAATTGCAATTCTATTTCCTGTTTGCAATTTTATTGAACTAAAGTTCATGGAAGTACTGCAAATTcattcattgccataaccctttccccagcctctcctcctaaacctaaccatccaccTAAGCCcctctaaccttaaccaggactctgaaccaaacttaaacccagttataataaccAAGTTATTTttgacgttttcaccctcaaaacccTATGTGAACGGGCCAAAGTGtcttcacaaagcaaaatgtcctcatcacatcagtgtcttgtcaaagattggtccacacaaggatatttatacatgtacacacacgcaACATTTCATTGACGTTCATGCTTTCATCAATGCCTCTCACAATAAACGAaatgatccaaaacaaatggcaggtGGACTGATTTAAAAGAGGATGTTTTGGTTGATGTAGAAAAGCATCTGAAGTTCAGTAGTTCAGAGTTTCACTCTGATGTATTTTCAGGTGCTGAACGAAGCGGTCGGCGCGCTGATGTATCACACCATCACCTTGATGAGAGAAGACCTGGAGAAGTTCAAAGCTCTGCGCATCATTGTTCGCATAGGCAGCGGCTATGACAACATTGATATCAAATCTGCCGGCGAGTTAGGTAAGACTTCAAGATGAACCAAATCATGAGGACACACTCCTCCTTATGAaactgcaaataaataaataaaagcctgGAATATTTTAAAGCCATTTAGGTAAAACACATTCCTCTCTGCGTTATCTTTTAAAATACACTGTAAAAAATTGCTGATAGGGCACTTTCAGCCTCGAGTTCTTcccttcctcatcttcctcttgaAACGGGCAGAAAAACCCATTAGCAGCGGTTATCTTCTCTCCTTCAGGAATAGCTGTTTGCAACATGCCGGCAGCCTCGGTGGAGGAGACGGCCGACTCCACTTTGTGTCACATCCTCACCCTCTATCGTCGCACCACTTGGCTGCACCAGGTTTGTTGCTGGCACCTTCGCTTTCAAACCAAACTAATCtggaacatgaaaacaaatatctgCGCTGGTAGATTTTCGAGGCTACAACACGAaggtttcatgtcatgttttccGCAGGCGCTGCGAGAGGGCACAAGGGTTCAGAGTGTTGAGCAGATTAGAGAAGTAGCTTCAGGAGCAGCGAGGATCAGAGGAGAGACACTGGGACTCATCGGGCTTGGTGAGTCAACAAACATATCCAGCTGAATACAGGGCCTGCTCCAGTTAGTCAACACTAGTATGCTGCAAGGGCAAGAGTCGTGAATCTTTCCGCACGTATTAGGGCACTTTTGTTCTGAGTTAAATGGACTTTCCAGGAAGTTAGTGGCAATAAAATATAAGCAGATTAGCCAGGGGCTGAATGAAAACTCAGTTGAGTCTGGGAACAGTCAGACGTGATGTAATTCACTGAGGTTAAAACAGAATATTCCGTGATCATCATTGTGATCTTGTGTGTTCAAGCGTGTGTTTGCTTCCAGGTCGGGTGGGTCAGGCTGTGGCCCTGAGAGCCAAGGCCTTTGGCTTCAACGTCATTTTCTATGATCCGTATTTGGCCGACGGAGTGGAAAGATCCCTGGGCCTGCAGAGGGTCACCACACTACAGGTGCTTTTCCCAGACAAGTTTGGGGCTATACTAACATAACAATATAATACTTTACACTGCTGCCTAATGTTGACATAATTACTGACAATATTACTTATAATATATCATTAAACAACAATATTATTGTCCTACTTTTATTTGTAAACAAGCAAGTGAGTTCAGCagggcagcagggggcagtagcgtTCCCGAACTGGCTTGCACATCCCATTTGAAACCAAGCAAGAAAGCAGATTGAGCTGGTGCGACAGTGAGGCCACATGGTGATCAGGATCACCACATGAATTTGATAACATGTTCCTTGTCTCATTCAAGTCTGTTTATCAGTTTTATGAGTCAATTTGCTGACAGACAAGTGCTGGTAAAAGTCAAGAAAAACtatgcatttaaaaacacatcgtgaggacaatgaaaatgaagtctCTCTCTGTAATTATTCGTCAAGTTTTCACTGTTCTTCCACAGGACCTGCTCTTCCACTCCGACTGTGTTTCTCTTCACTGCAGTCTGAACGAACACAACCACCACCTGATCAATGACTTCACCATCAAGCAGGTGGAAGCAaagagcagcacacacacttcAATCACGTTGATCTCATTACTGACGTCACATCTGTGTGTCAAAGATGCGTCAAGGTGCTTTCCTGGTGAACACAGCTCGAGGCGGCCTGGTGGATGAGAAGGCCTTCGCTCAAGCTCTGAAGGACGGCAGGATACGAGGCGCCGCTCTGGACGTCCACGAGTCTGAGCCTTTCaggtaaagttttttttcctctttatgaGAGTGTGTCATACAGTGTTAGTCAACCAACTGCTggtgtttcagtttcagtcagGGACCACTGAAGGATGCTCCCAATCTGATCTGCACCCCACATGCAGCCTGGTACAGTGAACAGGCCTCACTGGAGATGAGAGAGGAGGCAGCCAGGGAGATCAGAAGGGCCATTACAGGTATCAACCTTGGCAACGCGCAGAGAAGCCTCAAGCTTTACATTATCTCTTGCTACTGTGGACCTTTTCGCTtgagaaaaacacaagaaattGGGCTCCTGTTTCACAAGCAGGAAGCCCTAAATTTCCGCCCATTAATGGCGGTTTAGTGCCCGAATCATAGCGCCATCATACagggtttccatgaaaagaatTCGATGAAAATGTGCCGATTCTTATGTGTCCGTGTACCCAAGGCTTGAGATTATTCGCATCTCACAAGTCGTCTTCATTTGATTGGTTGACACGGCATAGAAGAGCGCTGTTATCGGTGGgatgtctgatgctgaaaaTTTGCCCCTGAAAATGCAGGAGATAGAGCTTCAGGGggttttcaaatattttaaatttcatCCATAGGGGGTGGCATTCCCATGAACCCCTCAAGAGGACTCGCCGTTGGCATGCAGCTGCCTTCACGGCATATATAATCACTAAATACAAAATGGCGACAATCCATCTCAAAATCCCAGCTTGTCACCGAGGAGTGCAGATTCAGATAAAAGACTCAGCGATCATGTGATTCCACCTTCATTCATCCActtttaagaaaacaaatacaatacTCGATCATTGAAAGACTCAAGTACGGAGATGGAATGCTGTGGATCAGTTGAATCAAATGTCTTGAGCATTGACTGTTTGGATTTCAGGTCGTATACCAGACAGCTTGAAGAACTGCGTGAATAAAGAGTTCCTCACTCAGAACAACCACTGGACGGGAATCGACCCTGCAACAGTCCACCCTGAACTCAATGGAGCTTATAGGTAAGTTAGAAAGGAAGTTCCTGAATGGTTGGCTTGTGTCGGGCTTTGACattggatggacagacagacggacaggcAGCTCCTTCCTCGGCTGCAGTTTCGTTGTAACTCACCCACCTCTCAGTGGTTCCCCTCTTTCCTTCCAGGTACCCACCCGGCGTGGTGAACCTTCCCGCAGGTGGCCTCCCTCCCCCGGTTGAGGGCATCGTACCCAGCGCGGTGCCCATCACCCACACACTCCCACCAGCCGTCACGCACCCTCCACACGCCCCGTCGCCGGGACAGAACACAGTGAAGCCACCAGAAGGCGACAGAGAGCAGCATGCGAATGAGCAGCTCTAACCACAAACACTTGACCGTCGGACAGATCATGAACTGACACTTGTAAATGGTTCCCAGCGGTGATTTCAACCCCCAAAGACAATGGTAACAAAGAAGAGCAGTCAGAGACACACGTGAACAGACTCAAGGCCTCAATAGCCAAACATCTATGGTCAGTTTTGCTGAAATCCCTGCCAGACGTTTCAAAACAAGTGTTGCTTTAGAAGGAAAAATACTGCTGTTTTAGACTGTAGTGTGTCTGAGGCTAGAGGGACAGCTTGAAcgtctttctctctttctatGTGTCCTTACCTTAGTTCGGTGTACATGCAAGAGTAGTAGGATATGAAACGAATGTAACCCGTCTGTGTACATTTTTCCACAGTTGTAATCCagtcttaaagaaaaaaaaagggtcaaagGGTTACAGCGTATGTCCCATGTGGCCAAACAGGTTTGCGAAAATCTCTGTTCTGAAAATTAACTAACCCCTAAAAAACgaggcagctttttttttttgcacaccATCTCAGGAAATTAAGTTTCCGCTcttggtttattttgttttgatgccacatagtgcttttgtttttctacctGCTTGCCTTTTCGTGTCCTGCTATTTCTGAGGAAAAATACTTTGGCGGGGTTAACGTCAGTCCTGCTAAAGGGGCAACTGACTCTGATCTTGGGACTGAACCTGTATTTAAGGGATTTGTGAGAGGAGGGGGCAAAATGGTATGCTTGACTTGAACTATCTTCTCTTCATGCTGTCCTTTCACATGAAATTTGGAAATTTGAATGATGTTAAAACCTCCTCTTTAACACAGGACGCAGCACTAATGAATACAAGGCTATTATTTTAGCCACCACTGAACACACAAAATAACCATGGACTATGCTTGAATCCAGAAATGGTCactaaaattataataaaaaaacatttggatcttatttattttaagtatttaagGGAAGTAAATAAATGCTGACTCATCAGAAAGTCAAATTTAACTATAAGCTCAATTTTTGGAACTAGTGATCAGAGCAATGCCTACAACAGGATTACTGTGTTAAAATTATGTTATGCTTGATGGTCAATTCAGAACAGGTTAGCACAGTTGAAGCACATTCTTGCCCATGAATGGATTAATACAGTGTGTATTTTCAACTGTAGCGTCACTACTGCACCACCAAATGAAATCCCTGGCTGAATACCAGAAGTAGTTGCAATAAACTCTTGGTACTTTTCTGTTCATTCAGCACACATACAGCATTGTAAGGCAACATATAAATATCTAAAACAGGGGTCTcaatccggtcctcaaagggccacagtgagTGCAGGTTTGTGTTCCAGCCTTTTCACCAGAGTCAGGAGTGTGAAGACTGTAAACATAtgattgtcagtcaggtgctgcttgtgtcagctgcacccactgtggcccctttGTGCATCAGTTCGAGAGCCGTGATCGAAAATAACAGAAAGCAAAGATGCACAGGGACTTcaagaagtggaaaaaaagtttcacttcCTGCGGTCTGGAATCCCTTTAACATTTCACGATGGTTTCTAATCCTGTGTACTATTACGCCGCCCGCTGTGGCCTCCGTGTCTATGTGTACATATGGTGTTCTGCCTGCTCGTGTCAATGTGACTTGGTTGTATATGTGTCTGAAA includes these proteins:
- the LOC128767146 gene encoding C-terminal-binding protein 1 isoform X1 codes for the protein MGSSHLLNKGMPLGIRPPIMNGPMHPRPLVALLDGRDCTVEMPILKDVATVAFCDAQSTQEIHEKVLNEAVGALMYHTITLMREDLEKFKALRIIVRIGSGYDNIDIKSAGELGIAVCNMPAASVEETADSTLCHILTLYRRTTWLHQALREGTRVQSVEQIREVASGAARIRGETLGLIGLGRVGQAVALRAKAFGFNVIFYDPYLADGVERSLGLQRVTTLQDLLFHSDCVSLHCSLNEHNHHLINDFTIKQMRQGAFLVNTARGGLVDEKAFAQALKDGRIRGAALDVHESEPFSFSQGPLKDAPNLICTPHAAWYSEQASLEMREEAAREIRRAITGRIPDSLKNCVNKEFLTQNNHWTGIDPATVHPELNGAYRYPPGVVNLPAGGLPPPVEGIVPSAVPITHTLPPAVTHPPHAPSPGQNTVKPPEGDREQHANEQL
- the LOC128767146 gene encoding C-terminal-binding protein 1 isoform X2 produces the protein MSAKSRSVQGIRPPIMNGPMHPRPLVALLDGRDCTVEMPILKDVATVAFCDAQSTQEIHEKVLNEAVGALMYHTITLMREDLEKFKALRIIVRIGSGYDNIDIKSAGELGIAVCNMPAASVEETADSTLCHILTLYRRTTWLHQALREGTRVQSVEQIREVASGAARIRGETLGLIGLGRVGQAVALRAKAFGFNVIFYDPYLADGVERSLGLQRVTTLQDLLFHSDCVSLHCSLNEHNHHLINDFTIKQMRQGAFLVNTARGGLVDEKAFAQALKDGRIRGAALDVHESEPFSFSQGPLKDAPNLICTPHAAWYSEQASLEMREEAAREIRRAITGRIPDSLKNCVNKEFLTQNNHWTGIDPATVHPELNGAYRYPPGVVNLPAGGLPPPVEGIVPSAVPITHTLPPAVTHPPHAPSPGQNTVKPPEGDREQHANEQL
- the LOC128767146 gene encoding C-terminal-binding protein 1 isoform X3, with amino-acid sequence MNGPMHPRPLVALLDGRDCTVEMPILKDVATVAFCDAQSTQEIHEKVLNEAVGALMYHTITLMREDLEKFKALRIIVRIGSGYDNIDIKSAGELGIAVCNMPAASVEETADSTLCHILTLYRRTTWLHQALREGTRVQSVEQIREVASGAARIRGETLGLIGLGRVGQAVALRAKAFGFNVIFYDPYLADGVERSLGLQRVTTLQDLLFHSDCVSLHCSLNEHNHHLINDFTIKQMRQGAFLVNTARGGLVDEKAFAQALKDGRIRGAALDVHESEPFSFSQGPLKDAPNLICTPHAAWYSEQASLEMREEAAREIRRAITGRIPDSLKNCVNKEFLTQNNHWTGIDPATVHPELNGAYRYPPGVVNLPAGGLPPPVEGIVPSAVPITHTLPPAVTHPPHAPSPGQNTVKPPEGDREQHANEQL